A stretch of the Vanacampus margaritifer isolate UIUO_Vmar chromosome 6, RoL_Vmar_1.0, whole genome shotgun sequence genome encodes the following:
- the LOC144053749 gene encoding uncharacterized protein LOC144053749, producing MLAITKVKYKEELCGAQEENERLRQLMDAFSKQPRVVLNRADVSEKYLCPERQEPEFPGVKEEEGFEPLQVKEEEEPEPPNIKIEERLPPSIKEEEHFTDLPVTGVHLKSEDECQYEEDKGAESPSSSSRQQTTTTEDDEDHRGGSQADSLLARISDGEDKSHSPQTDDYEQSDGDVTCHTDSKRWKCSQCGKSFGCQSLLRRHMFSHTGDKPFACLVCGQSFSKKGNLKIHTRTHTGEKPFACSVCGKKFAVNHNLKRHTRTHTGEKPFACSVCGQNFAHRGSLKLHTKTHTGEKPFACSVCGKKFAHNAHLTRHTTAHTGEKPFACSVCGQNYAEKASLKRHTLTHTGGKPFTCSDCGQSFARKEILEIHTRTHTGEKPFACSVCGKKFAVKRSLKIHTRTHTGEKPFTCSVCCQRFPSKAKAKTHKCAGENSRDE from the exons ATGTTGGCAATAACAAAAGTCAAGTAcaaagaggagctttgtggCGCACAAGAAGAGAATGAGCGACTACGTCAACTGATGGACGCTTTTAGCAAGCAGCCTCgagttgtgttgaacagagcag ATgtcagtgaaaaatatctttgtcctgagcggcaggagccagagttccctggcgtgaaagaggaggagggctttgagcctcttcaagttaaagaagaggaggagccaGAGCCTCCCAACATAAAAATAGAGGAGCGGCTGCCACCATCcattaaagaggaggagcattTCACAGATTTGCCTGTGACTGGTGTCCatttgaagagtgaagatgaatgtcaatatgaagaggacaaaggggcggagtctccaagcagcagctcaaggcaacaaacaacaacaacagaagatgacgaggaccaccgtggaggatcacaagcagacagccTGTTAGCTCGAATATCAGATGGTGAAGACAAGTCACACTCTCCTCAAACCGATGACTATGAACAGTCTgacggtgatgtgacatgtcacactgacagcaaacgttggaaatgttctcagtgtgggaaAAGTTTTGGCTGCCAGTCTCTATTGAGAAGACATATGTTCAGCCACACTGGTGacaaaccttttgcctgcttagtttgtggtcaaagtttcTCTAAGAAaggaaacttaaaaatacacacaagaacccacactggagagaagccttttgcctgctcagtttgtggcaaaaaatttgctgtgaaTCACAAcctaaaaagacacacaagaacccacactggagaaaagccttttgcctgctcagtttgtggtcaaaattttgctcacaggGGAAGCttaaaattacacacaaaaacccacactggagagaagccttttgcctgctcagtttgtggtaaaaaatttgctCATAATGCACATTTAACAAGACACACAACagcccacactggagagaagccttttgcctgctcagtttgcggTCAAAATTATGCTGAGAAGGcaagcttaaaaagacacacattaacccacactggagggaagccttttacctgctcagatTGTGGTCAAAGTTTTGCTCGCAAGGAAATCTtagaaatacacacaagaacccacactggagagaagccttttgcctgctcagtttgtggtaaaaaatttgctgtgaagagaagcttaaaaatacacacaagaacccacactggagagaagccttttacctgctcagtttgttgtCAAAGATTTCCAAGTAAGGCTAAAGCTAAGACGCAcaagtgtgctggtgagaatagcagAGATGAATGA
- the LOC144054225 gene encoding uncharacterized protein LOC144054225, with the protein MSNVTEKCREYRVKMLAITKVKYKEELCGAQEENERLRQLMDAFSKQPRVVLNRADVSEKYLCPERQEFPGVKEEEDLEPLQVKEEEQPQPPNIKKEEWLPPYIKEEEHFTELPVTGVHLKTENECQYEENKGAESPSSNSRQQTIEDDDDHRGGSQADSMKARISDGEDTLHSPQTDDYEQSDGDVTCHAASTWWKSCHCGQTFGCQSLLRRHMISHTGDKPFACSVCGQNFAEKGSLKRHTRNHTGEKPFACSVCGQNFAQKGYLKIHTRTHTGEKPFTCSVCGQNFAHKGSLKIHTRTHTGEKPFTCSVCGKNFVQKGHLKRHTRTHTGEKPFACSVCGQNFVQKGNLKRHTRTHTGEKPFACSVCGQKFAHTESLKIHTRTHTGEKPFTCSVCGRTFAQKGDLKMHTRIHTGEKPFTCSVCGQTFAQKAYLKIHTRIHTGEKPFACSVCGQNFAHKRHLKRHTRTHSGEKHFACSVCGQNFARKGHLASHMRTHTGEKPFACSVCCKKFAHKGHVASHMRTHTGEKPFACSVCGKKFAEKGSLKIHTRTHAGEKPFTCSVCCQRFPSKAKAKTHKCAGENSRDE; encoded by the exons ATGTCAAATGTGACCGAAAAGTGTCGTGAATATCGTGTGAAAATGTTGGCAATAACAAAAGTCAAGTAcaaagaggagctttgtggTGCACAAGAAGAGAATGAGCGACTACGTCAACTGATGGACGCTTTTAGCAAGCAGCCTCgagttgtgttgaacagagcag acgtcagtgaaaaatacctttgtcctgagcggcaggagttccctggcgtgaaagaggaggaggacttggagcctcttcaagttaaagaagaggagcagccacagcctcccaacataaaaaaagaagagtggcTGCCAccatacattaaagaggaagagcatttcacagagttgcccgtgactggtgtccatttgaagactgaaaatgaatgtcaatatgaagagaacaaaggggcggagtctccaagcagcaactcaagacaacaaacaatAGAAGATGACGACGACCaccgtggaggatcacaagcagacagcaTGAAAGCTCGAATATCAGATGGTGAAGACACGTTACACTCTCCTCAAACCGATGACTATGAACAGTCTgacggtgatgtgacatgtcacgCTGCCAGCACATGGTGGAAAAGCTGTCactgtggtcaaacttttggcTGCCAGTCTCTATTGAGAAGACATATGATCAGCCACACTGGTGacaaaccttttgcctgctcagtttgtggtcaaaattttgctgagaagggaagcttaaaaagacacacaagaaaccacactggcgagaagccttttgcctgttcagtttgtggtcaaaattttgctcaaaagggatatttaaaaatacacacaagaacacacactggagagaagccttttacctgctcagtttgtggtcaaaattttgctcacaagggaagcttaaaaatacacacaagaacccacactggagagaagccttttacttgctcagtttgtggtaaaaattttgttcaaaaggggcacttaaaaagacacacaagaacccacactggagagaagccttttgcctgctcagtctgtggtcaaaattttgttcaaaagggaaatttaaaaagacacacaagaacccacactggagagaagccttttgcctgttcagtttgtggtcaaaaatttgctcacacggaaagcttaaaaatacacacaagaacccacactggagagaagccttttacctgctcagtttgtggtcgaacttttgctcaaaagggagatttaaaaatgcacacaagaatccacactggagagaagccttttacctgttcagtttgtggtcaaacttttgctcaaaaggcatatttaaaaatacacacaagaatccacactggcgagaagccttttgcctgttcagtttgtggtcaaaattttgctcacaagagacacttaaaaagacacacaagaacacacagtggagagaaacattttgcctgctcagtttgtggtcaaaattttgctcgcaAGGGACACTTAGCAAGCcacatgagaacccacactggagagaagccttttgcctgttcagtttgttgtAAAAAATTTGCTCACAAGGGACACGTAGCAAGCcacatgagaacccacactggcgagaagccttttgcctgctcagtttgtggtaaaaaatttgctgagaagggaagcttaaaaatacacacaagaacccacgctggagagaagccttttacctgctcagtttgttgtcaaagattcccaagtaaGGCTAAAGCTAAGACGCAcaagtgtgctggtgagaatagcagAGATGAATGA